A DNA window from Hordeum vulgare subsp. vulgare chromosome 1H, MorexV3_pseudomolecules_assembly, whole genome shotgun sequence contains the following coding sequences:
- the LOC123418752 gene encoding putative cyclin-dependent kinase F-2, protein MGWSTSTPPRMGVAALDDVVAATPAAPNKKNQRAPATPTGSSGRFHRLEVLGAGTFGVVYRARDRRTGEIVAMKCLRASDGGDVRRYLSDFASEVSALEACSGHPSIVQPRASGRLGSEAFLAMEFVGPTLRHVMKHVRFGRRHTELEVRLLMRQLCAGVRRMNRLGLMHRDLKPENVLVDGHGNLKICDLGLSCSMADGPPYSNPVGTRGYRAPELLLGCTDYDEHVDSWALGVMMAELLAGKHPFHGRSDAEHHSEILGLLGTADIKEWSGYDGRRLPGGCQPGSFLRNKFPSPAEARIKGPPTLSEAGFEVLSGLLRCNPEKRLTAEQALKHRWFKVANPRTTRS, encoded by the coding sequence ATGGGGTGGTCGACGTCAACCCCGCCGCGTATGGGCGTCGCTGCCCTAGACGACGTGGTCGCGGCCACACCGGCGGCGCCCAACAAGAAGAATCAAAGAGCACCGGCCACTCCCACAGGCAGCAGCGGCCGCTTCCACCGGCTCGAGGTGCTTGGCGCAGGAACCTTCGGCGTCGTCTACCGGGCCAGGGACCGCCGCACAGGGGAGATCGTGGCGATGAAGTGCCTCCGCGCGAGCGACGGCGGCGACGTCCGGCGCTACCTCTCCGACTTCGCCAGCGAGGTCAGCGCCCTCGAGGCGTGCAGCGGCCACCCGTCCATCGTGCAGCCGCGCGCCTCCGGCCGCCTCGGCAGCGAGGCCTTCCTCGCCATGGAGTTCGTGGGGCCGACTCTCAGGCACGTCATGAAGCATGTCCGCTTCGGCAGGAGGCACACCGAGCTGGAGGTCCGCCTGCTCATGAGGCAGCTTTGCGCCGGCGTGCGGCGGATGAACCGTCTCGGCCTCATGCACCGTGACCTCAAGCCGGAGAACGTGCTCGTCGACGGTCACGGGAACCTCAAGATCTGCGACCTAGGGCTGTCGTGCAGCATGGCCGATGGGCCGCCCTACTCCAACCCTGTCGGGACACGGGGATACCGCGCGCCAGAGCTCCTCCTCGGGTGCACGGATTACGACGAGCATGTCGACTCGTGGGCTCTCGGGGTCATGATGGCCGAGCTCCTCGCCGGCAAGCACCCTTTCCATGGGAGGTCAGATGCCGAGCACCACAGCGAGATCTTGGGCCTTCTcggcacagctgacatcaaagaATGGTCGGGCTACGATGGACGCCGTCTGCCCGGCGGATGCCAACCAGGAAGCTTTCTGCGCAACAAGTTCCCCTCCCCGGCTGAGGCCAGGATCAAAGGCCCGCCGACATTATCGGAGGCTGGCTTCGAGGTCTTGAGCGGTCTTCTACGATGCAACCCGGAGAAGAGGCTCACGGCGGAGCAAGCACTCAAGCATCGGTGGTTCAAGGTGGCCAACCCTAGGACTACAAGGAGTTGA